GTGTTGATGATCGACGTGCTTACCGCCATTTTGGGAGTCACCCCGCTGTTATTCTATTCCATCCCCCAGCCTGAACGTAAAGATGTGCATCCCTCCGCACCGAAGGCGGGATTTCTTCAGGACCTGGGCGCAGGGTTCAAATATATGGCATCCTGGCCAGGTCTGTTGATGCTCGGCTTGATGGCGGCGATGCTGAACTTCCTGCTTGCCCCCACATCGGCATTGACTCCCCTGCTGGTGACAAAATACTTCGGCAAGGGCGCGCTGGAGTTGGGCAGCCTTGATTCCTTCTTCGGCGTCGGAATGATCGCGGGCGGAATCACGCTCAGTGTGTGGGGCGGCTTCAAGAAAAAGATCGTCACCTCGCTCACGGGCATTGTCCTGTTCAGCTTCGCCATTCTCGCCATTGCCGCCGCTCCCGCCGATAAATTCTGGATCATGATCGTCTCGATGTTCTTCATCGGTTTCATGATGCCGATGGCGAACGGACCCCTCCACGCGCTCTTCCAATCAGTGGTCGAACCGGGTATGCAGGGACGGGTCATGTCGCTGGTCAGCAGTGTGGCGCAAGCGATGATGCCGCTCGGCTTCCTGATCGCAGGTCCCGTGACCGATGCGACCAGCTATCAAACCTGGTTCTGGGTGGCGGGCATCCTGAACCTGTTGATCGGACTTGGCGGTTTCCTCGTTCCCGCTCTCATCAACATCGAAGAGAATCATAAGGAAACCCGGGCTGAAGTGAATACAAATCCTGACGCGTCAAGGCAGGCGCAAATCTCGTAAAAAACGGAACACTATCTCCTCCAAGAAGTGCCGTTTTCCAAGCACAGGTCACGTTCGCGCGTGACCTGTTGCGTTAATGGACAATTCCGCCCGTTGCAGTGAAACCATTTTATAATTGTCAGCAATGAATCGACAAATCGAAAAAAGAATTCATCCGCTGGCATGGCAGGCGGTCTGCCTTGGAATCTCCCTTCTGATCTTCATCCTGATCCTGAATAACCGTTCTCCGAATCTTCTGCGACCCATCAGCATGGCGTTGAGGACCGGCTTTGGGATCGTCATTCCGCTCGCAGCGCTGGTCGTCTATGCGGCATTCCGCGTCCCAGGCCGGATCGGCGAATTGCTCTCATGGGCTGCCACCATGTCCCTATTCGCTTTGGGGCTGGCGGGTTTATGGGCATCCGGAGATACGCAATCCGTTGTATTGAACGGTCTTATTCCGCTCACCGATGCCGCTGGGTACTATACCGACGCAACACGCCTCCAGTACGGGATCGACGTCTCCAATTTCACGGCGATGCGTCCGTTCTTCGCCGGGCTGCTTTCATTCTTCCTATGGCTCACCGAAAGGAACTTGATGTCTGCTGTGGGAATCTTCACCGCGATGGCAGGTTTCTCTTGTTACTTTGCCAGCCGAGAAATTCAGCGGACTCACGGCGCGGAGGTCGCGGTCTTCTTTCTCATGCTCATGTTCCTGTACTATCGCCATCACAGCGGCACGACCATGTCCGAATCGCTGAGTCTGCCTGTCAGTCTTCTTGGAACCGCCTTGTTGTGGCGCGGAATTTCGGCGAACAAGGAACGCGCTGTTGTATTCGGGATCGCAATGATCGCTCTTGCATTGAACATCCGTCCGGGCGCGATGTTCGTCCTGCCAGCCCTGCTTTTATGGGGCGGATTGGCGTTTCGTGGTCAGGGAAAACTTTCATTTAAACTCTTTGGGCTGGGCGCTGCAGTCATTCTGATCGTCTTTTATGCAAACAGCCGCATGATCGACTTTGTATCCAACTCGGGCGGTGTCGCCTTCGAAAATTTCGCGTGGGCGTTCTACGGGTTGGCTTCCGGCGGCAATTCCTGGACGTACGTCTTCGATGCGAATCCCCAATTGGCGCTGCTCAACGACAAGGAAGTCACACCAGCCATTTACAAACTGGCTTTTGAACTTATCCGTACCCAGCCGGAACTCATCGTCAAAGGCGCTCTCTTTTACTGGCGCATGTTCTTTTCGAACACCTGGTACAACGCTTATGCCTTTGTGGCAGGAGATAATTACTGGGTAAACCTTGCAGCGCGCTGGGGAATGTATCTCTTGAACGGATTGGGTATCTATAAATGGTTCATGGACCGCAAGAACCCATACACAAGCCTTGCCCTGTTGACCGCTTTGGGCGTGCTGGCATCGGTTCCCTTCGTGCCGCCCACAGACGCTTACCGTGTCCGCCTATACGCCGCCACGATTCCGTTCTTCGTCCTGCTGCCGGGAATGGGGTTGGCTTATCTAATTGAT
This portion of the Anaerolineales bacterium genome encodes:
- a CDS encoding MFS transporter — encoded protein: MTSETIGKNWARRFFTIFTGQALSLFGSSLVQFALIWHLTQKTGSATVLATASLFGMLPQILLGPIAGTIVDRGNRRIIMIVSDSLIAVSTLLLAYLFWSGAAEVWHVYLALTVRSAGGAFHHPAMSASTTLMVPKEHLARVSGANQTLQGLVSIVAPPVGALLVAVMPTQNVLMIDVLTAILGVTPLLFYSIPQPERKDVHPSAPKAGFLQDLGAGFKYMASWPGLLMLGLMAAMLNFLLAPTSALTPLLVTKYFGKGALELGSLDSFFGVGMIAGGITLSVWGGFKKKIVTSLTGIVLFSFAILAIAAAPADKFWIMIVSMFFIGFMMPMANGPLHALFQSVVEPGMQGRVMSLVSSVAQAMMPLGFLIAGPVTDATSYQTWFWVAGILNLLIGLGGFLVPALINIEENHKETRAEVNTNPDASRQAQIS